From one Micromonospora siamensis genomic stretch:
- the metF gene encoding methylenetetrahydrofolate reductase [NAD(P)H] yields MALGLPSVLPNPQPAIGELIRAGQPTFSFEFFPPKTAQGERLLWQAIRELESLRPSFVSITYGAGGSTRDTTVAVTERIATETTLLPMAHLTAVNHSVAELRNVVGRLAGVGVRNVLAVRGDPPGDPGGEWVAHPEGVRYAEDLVRLVRDAGDFSVGVAAFPYKHPRSADVASDTAHFVRKCRAGAEFAITQMFFDADDYLRLRDRVAAAGCDTPILAGVMPVTQLGTIERSVQLSGAPFPTALAERFAKVADDPEAVRQLGVEQASEMCGRLLDEGVPGIHFITLNRSTATREVWQHLQAGARV; encoded by the coding sequence GTGGCGCTCGGTCTTCCCTCCGTCCTCCCCAATCCCCAGCCGGCGATCGGGGAGCTGATCCGCGCCGGTCAGCCGACCTTCTCCTTCGAGTTCTTCCCGCCCAAGACGGCGCAGGGCGAGCGGCTGCTCTGGCAGGCGATCCGCGAGCTGGAGTCGCTGCGGCCGTCGTTCGTGTCGATCACCTACGGCGCGGGCGGCTCGACCCGGGACACCACGGTCGCGGTCACCGAGCGGATCGCCACCGAGACCACCCTGCTGCCGATGGCCCACCTGACCGCGGTCAACCACTCCGTCGCCGAGCTGCGCAACGTGGTCGGCCGGCTGGCCGGTGTGGGCGTGCGCAACGTGCTCGCCGTGCGGGGCGACCCGCCGGGCGACCCGGGCGGTGAGTGGGTCGCCCACCCCGAGGGCGTGCGCTACGCCGAGGACCTGGTCCGGCTGGTCCGCGACGCGGGGGACTTCAGCGTCGGCGTGGCCGCCTTCCCGTACAAACACCCCCGGTCGGCCGACGTGGCCAGCGACACCGCGCACTTCGTCCGCAAGTGCCGGGCCGGCGCCGAGTTCGCGATCACCCAGATGTTCTTCGACGCCGACGACTACCTGCGGCTGCGGGACCGGGTCGCCGCCGCCGGCTGCGACACCCCGATCCTGGCCGGGGTGATGCCGGTGACCCAGCTGGGCACGATCGAGCGGTCGGTGCAGCTGTCCGGGGCGCCGTTCCCGACCGCCCTGGCCGAACGGTTCGCCAAGGTCGCCGACGACCCGGAGGCGGTCCGGCAGCTCGGCGTCGAGCAGGCCAGCGAGATGTGCGGGCGGCTGCTCGACGAGGGCGTGCCGGGCATCCACTTCATCACCCTCAACCGCTCCACCGCGACCCGCGAGGTGTGGCAGCACCTCCAGGCCGGCGCGCGGGTGTGA